Within the Paenibacillus sp. AN1007 genome, the region TCACAGCTTTGAGGCGAATTTGATTTCCCTGCTGCAGCGGAATGTCCTCCTCCAGAAGCTCATCATACAGCCCATATCTGGATTGGATGATACCCAGGCACAGCCCTTTTTCTTCATGATGGGTTACCCGGAGGTAGAGATAGTCTTGAGTGTCGTAATACAGTATCAGTCCGGCCATCTGCTGTGGATGATCTGGAGCGAATTCCAGGCACGTCTCGGCTTCACATTCAAAACCCTGCAGTCTGCGAGCAACCATGCTCTGTCTGTGCGTCGAACTCATCGATTCCATTCCATACAGGCGTAAGCAGCCGGGACGTTCCGTCAGAGTAACCCAACTTGGGTCCGGCGGGATACGAAGGGTATTCCAGTCTTGACGAAGCTCGGCTTCTTCAAATTGATCCATCTCTGCTGGTGGTTCGAATGGGTGCGGTTCTAGATTCGGTGCTGTCACCTGAAGCTCAGGGTATCGTTCCCCGCTGGCAAGCCGAAGCCATCCGTCTTCACTCCAGGTACAGCGCTCGCAGCGCTGTCTCACGTCCAAGGATGCAGTGTTTCTCCTTCACAGGTCTGCCCACCAGATGTGCCATGTACCATTCACCTGTGGGTGTCTCGACGAGACTGCCGTGGCCGGCCTTTTGCAGCGGTAGATCTGTTCTGCCGTGTGAAGTGAGCATCGGATTAGCCGGATCGACCTCATAAGGACCCTGTAACGTTCGTGAACGAGCAACCGTAACCGCATGCTCATAACCGGTTCCACCTTCAGCTGTGACCAGATAATAATAGCCCTGGCGTTTATACAGATGGGGCGCTTCGGTCAGTCCCAGTTTCGTTCCTTCAAAAATGTTAATCGCGGGGCCAGTCAGCTTCTGCTCCTGAACCGAGTATTCCTGCAGTACGATGCCTGCGAAGCGGTTTTTGCCTTTGCGGTGATCCCAGATCATGTTAACCAGCCATTTACGTCCATCTTCATCATGGAACAAGGACGGATCGAAACCGCTGCTGTTTAGATAGATTGGATCGGACCATGGCCCTTCAATATCCGATGCGGTCACAAGGTAATTGTGAGTATCTTTAAAGGCACCAACCCTGCTCTTCACATCGGTATATATCAGATAGAACACGCCGTTATCCCAGCTGAGACAGGGCGCCCATACGCCTCCTGAATTAATATTCCCCTCCATATTTAATTGGGAAATTCGCGTCAAGGGTGAAGGCAGCGCACGCCAATGAACCAGATCCCTGGAGTGATGAATGCGTACACCCGGGAACCACTCAAAGGTGGAAGTGGCGATATAATAATCCTCCCCTGCCCGGCAGATGGAGGGATCGGGATGAAAACCGGGCAGAATGGGATTGGTGATCATCGGATTGATCGTATTCATGTAGAGAAACCTCCGGTAAATAAGTAATTAACGTACATCGGTATAAAATCAGTTCATTCGTGTAGGAGCTTTAAGTACTGTCCTTTGTTCAGTGCCATCCCAGTGCCTTTTTGCCAGCCTCCAGCGCAGTAACGATCCGGTCAACATCGTACACATTGCCTCTCCACGTACCTCCGCTGACAGACTGCAGCGCCGCCCATAAGCGTGTATCATCAGGCAGTGCTCCATCTGGCCGCATATCCGGGTGAAACGGCCTTTGTGCCAGAATGAGGGCTCCTTCTTCAGGGGAAACCTCCATTCCTTTCGTACCTATAAAGTTAACACTGCCATCCAGCGTACCCCGATCCACAACAATATCAATTAAGTCGCCATTTCTCAGTTTACCAATGGGCCCGCCTGCCAGCCCTTCAGGACCTACATGACCAATACAAGCTCCTGTGGAGACGCCAGAGAACCTGGCATCGGTGATCAGGGAAACGTATTTGCCAAACGATAAATGCTTAAGTGCAGATGTCAGCTGATAAGTCTCCTCCATGCCGGTTCCTGAAGGCCCGCGCCCAAGCAGCACGATGATGTCCCCCGCCGCAATTCCGCCTGTCTTGATCGCACGGATTGCTTCCCGTTCCGTAGTAAACACTTTCGCTGTACCCCGGTGACGGTATACACCATGCTCATCCAGAACATCCGGGTCGATCGATGTGGACTTGATAACGGAACCTTCCGGAGCAATATTTCCTGTCGGAAATGTCACCGTCGATGAAATCCCCAGACGCTGCGACTGCTCTGTACTCATAATAACGCTGTCCGGGTCAATCCCGTCCCTTTCCTGCAATTGCTTCCTCATTACATGGCGGCGTTCGGATGTCTCCCACCAATCCAGTACATGACCCAACGACGTGCCTGTTACGGTAGGTACAGATTCATCCAACAAACCAAGGCGTCTGAGATGAAGCATGACCTCGGGTACACCGCCGGCTTGGAACACACGAATGGTCGGGTAAAAGATGGGGCCGTTAGGCAGCGCACTTACCAGTCTGGGGACATGTTTGTTGACTTGAATCCAGTCCTGCACATTAGGCAGTGTTAAACCAGCCGCATGAGCAATCGCGGGGATATGAAGCAGCAGATTGGTAGACCCGCCGAAGGCGGCATGCACGACCATGGCATTACGAATCGACGCATCGGTAATAATGTCGGCCATCCTCGTTCCCTGGTTCTCCATGCTGATCAGTGCACGAGCAGACTGCCTAGCCATCTCCATCCAGATGGGCTGCCCGGAAGGGGCAAGCGCAGCATGGGGTACTGTCATACCCAAGGCCTCAGCCACAACCTGAGCGGTTGCCGCAGTCCCCAGAAACTGACATCCACCGCCTGGTGTAGCACAAGCCCTGCACCCTAAGTCCGCCGCCATTTCAAGCGAAAGCTCTCCATTCGCGTACCTTGCACCGATGGTCTGAATTTTACCTGCGTCCTCCCCATCCGTAGGTGGAAGAGTAACACCGCCAGGGACAATAACACCCGGCAGCTGCGGCATACCTGCAAGTGCAAGCATCATTGCGGGCAGTCCTTTATCACAAGTGGCAACGCCGAGCACACCTTTTCGTGTAGGCAGGGATCGAATCAAGCGGCGGAACACCATCGCAGCATCATTTCGATACGGCAGCGAGTCGAACATGCCTGTTGTTCCTTGGGATCTGCCATCGCAGGGGTCACTGACATAACCGGCAAACGGGATACCGCCCCGGCTGGACAGCTCTTCTGCGGCCGCCTTCATCAGCAGTCCCACTTCCCAGTGACCCGTGTGATAACCGAGCGCTGCCGGACTGCCATCCTCATTTCGAATACCGCCCTGTGTACTCAGAATCAGATACTGTTTTCCGTTTAATTCTCCAGGTTTCCAGCCCATACCCACGTTCTGGGACATGCCGAACAAGTCACCGCTTGGAGCGTTACGCAGTAAATCATCCGTTAAAGGCAGACGTCCCGATACCCCTGGAGCATGAGCCGTTATCTCGTAAAGATCAGACGACTTTCCCTCACGTTCAGACGCCTCACTCTCCAAATTAGACGTCTCTTCCCCCATAATTGATAGGATTTGTTCGTACATGATACCCTCCCCGCAGTTTAAGACTTGACAAAGACTGTTTTGATCGCGGTGAAAAATTCTACAGCCGCTTGTCCCTGCTCTCTGGAATGTGAACTGGACATCTTCATTCCGCCAAACGGAGCCTGTAACTCGACACCGGCCGTCTCGGCATTAATTCTCACAAGTCCAGCATCCATATCGCGGATAAACGAGAGCATAGACCCGACATTTTGCGTATAAATCGAAGCACTTAATCCGTAGTCACTGTCATTAGCCAGCGCTATAGCTTCTTCAATAGAATCTACCGGCATCAGTGCCAGTACTGGGCCAAATATTTCTTCCCGGGCAATAGACATATGAGGTTTGACACCTTCGAATACCGTTGGCTGTACATAAAATCCGTCTGCAAGCTCAGGAGTATCCGGTTTGTTTCCTCCAGCAAGCAGCACAGCACCTTCATCCTGACCTTTTTGAATGTAATGCAGCACGGTGTTAAGTTGTCCTTCACTAGCGCATGGGCCCATCCAGCTCCCAGCAGACATCCCGTCACCCAAGCGGATTTCCTGAATCTGCGACAGCAGTTTTTCTTTAAATGCGTCATATATTTTCCGTTCGATAATAACGCGGCTGGTAGCCGTACATTTTTGGCCCGTTGATTTCAGACCACCGCTAATCGTTCCCTCGACAGCCAGATCCAGGTCTGCATCTGCCGCAATGATAACCGGGTTTTTGCCGCCCATTTCAAGCTGGTATTTGGCTCCACGAGCGAGTGCTGCAGCTCCGACCCGTTTGCCGACTTCATTGGAACCGGTAAACGTAATTCCATTCACATCGGGATGCTCGGCAAGCGCGGAACCGATGACCGACCCTTTACCACATATAAGGTTAAGAACTCCCGCCGGGAGACCTGCTTCTTCAAAACATTCCAATACCTTGGCTGCCGTAACCGCTGTTTCCTGAGCAGGTTTAAGCACAACCGTGTTGCCGTAGATCAGCGCAGGTGCTGCTTTCCAGATCGGAATAGCTACCGGGAAATTCCACGGTGCAATCACACCTACAACACCAAGCGGTACACGCGTTGTGAACATTAAGGCCTCGCTATCTGTAGACGGAATGACATCACCCGTTTTGCGCATGCCTTCTCCTGCGTAGTATCTTAAGATCGCCACACCGCGCATCGTTTCGCCTTTGGCTTCCGGGAAGGTTTTGCCCATCTCTCTTGTCATCGCTTCTGCTACTTCATCAGCTCGGCGTTCAAGCACATTTGCTGCCTGAAAAAGATAGTTACCGCGTTCAGCACCCGTTAGTTTCCGCCAGGACTTTGCCGCCGTTTTGGCTGCTGCTACAGCCTGATTCAAGTCATCCACGCCAGAGGCAGGAACATGCCCCACGATTTCTTTTCGATTCGCCGGATTGAGGCTGGGTTCTGTTTTGCCGGACTCCGCCTTCACCCATTCACCGTTAATAAAATTGTTATAGGTCTGCTCTAACTGAAATGCACTCATGATCTTCATCCTCTCTATTCGTTGAATTAGGTTCTCTGAAATGGTCTGATCCTTTACTCGTTTCCAATGACCGGGTTAACAAGGGTGCCGATACCACTAATCGATATTTCAATACGGTCACCTGGGTTAAGCGTAAAATCATTAGGCGGTACAATATTTGTACCTGTCAGGAGTACCGTGCCGTCGAACAGATCATTATCTCTTGCTAAAAAGGATACCAGTTCATCCAGCTTCCGGTTTAATTCACTCGTGCTGGCCTCACTTTTGACAACCAATTCTCCATTCCGATATATCTCGCAGACAATATCCAGGTCATATGGATTCTGCACCGTTTCCGCCAGTCGGATTGCTGGACCGATGGAGCAGGAATTGCGCCATATTTTGGCCTGTGGCAGATACAGCGGGTTCTCCCCTTCAATATCCCGGCAGCTCATGTCATTGCCTGCAATATATCCGACGATACTGCCATCTGCGGCGAGTACAAGCCCAAGCTCAGGCTCGGGAATCTGCCAAGTGGAATCACTGCGGAGCGTAACCGCTTCATTCGGTCCAATGGTCCGGGCCGCTGTGGATTTGAAAAAAATCTCCGGACGTTCAGCATCGTAAACTTTGTCGTAGAACGTATTGGCATCCAGCTTGCCATCCGTCGCTTCGTAATTCCGCGCTTCCCGGCTTCGCTGATACGTCACACCGGCTGCCCATACTTCGGGTGCTTCAATTGGATTGACAAAATGCAGGGATGTCCAATCATCCGTCAGTTTGTTTGCTGGCTTAAAAGCGCTTTCAACAAGCTGGACTGGTGAAATGCCCTGCTCTCTTGCCTGATAGATCAAAGTCATGAAATCGGCCTGCGGCAAACGATAGGCTTGTTCATCATCCGTAACGGCTGCCAGCCACTTCTGTTCTCCATCCAGAAATCGAATAATTCGCATGTAAACCTGCCCCCTGTTTTCCCCTTCGGGTTGATAGTACTAACTTACCATCAGGTACGATGCATGGCGATGCTATAATCAATCCGACGATTTACCCTTTTCACGCATTGTTTTTCTGTTAAGATAGGATTATAAGTTTCACAAAAAGATAATAAAGGTGAAGCCTACGCTTCGGATGCATCTTTCTTTCATAAAGCTTTTAGCTTCGGTTTTTCAGGTTCTTTCTGTCCTCTCCGATTTTATGTAAAGGACTAGTTCAACAATAACCAACCGTTATAAAAGGTACAGGACTAAGGAGGTTGAGCTGCCGTGAACAAACATACAGAAGCGATGTATTTAGGTCGTCTGCCGGATGTTCGCATGTCGTTTCAATTAATGGGGCTGCATGCCAGGAAGGCGGATTCAAACTGGACATATCCATCCCATGAGCATTCGATGTATGAAATCCACTGGATGATGGAGGGGCAGATGAGTATGGTGATCAATGGTACGGTGTATGATCAGTCCAAGGGAGATCTGCTGTTTATTCGGCCCGGGATGACACATTCCTGCACGGGTGCGGGACCGGAAGGTTTCACCTATTTTTCGGTTCATTTCAGCGTTCATGATACGCCCTTTTGCCGGGAACTTAACCGCAGCAGAGACACTTATTATCCGGCGGATTCCAGTCTCGCATTAACGATATCTCCTGTTTTGTCTACCTTATACGATCTGGCTGCTGAGCACATGTCCAATTCATTATCCTCATCCAAACAAATGAGGGTGCATGCCGCTGTATTTGAACTGCTCGGTTCACTGGTTGGACAGTTATCTCAGACCACATCTGTTACACTATCGAGAAAAGAAATGATTGCCCAACAGATCGCTGAGCACATTGAGGAATCCGTAAGATACATCCATCTGCACGGCGAGATTCAGGAAGGTAACCGGACCTGGATTCAGGATATCGCCAAATCACTGAACTTAAGCACCTCGCAGGTGAATCGCATTTTTC harbors:
- a CDS encoding AraC family transcriptional regulator; the encoded protein is MNKHTEAMYLGRLPDVRMSFQLMGLHARKADSNWTYPSHEHSMYEIHWMMEGQMSMVINGTVYDQSKGDLLFIRPGMTHSCTGAGPEGFTYFSVHFSVHDTPFCRELNRSRDTYYPADSSLALTISPVLSTLYDLAAEHMSNSLSSSKQMRVHAAVFELLGSLVGQLSQTTSVTLSRKEMIAQQIAEHIEESVRYIHLHGEIQEGNRTWIQDIAKSLNLSTSQVNRIFREVYDQAPRQYLSETLLNEAQRLLKQTDLNVDHIAMMLGYKTNAHFSRQFKRWTGITPSKFRMHAQQGAADHAHHGEGVKAHAEHELT
- the gucD gene encoding alpha-ketoglutaric semialdehyde dehydrogenase GucD, coding for MSAFQLEQTYNNFINGEWVKAESGKTEPSLNPANRKEIVGHVPASGVDDLNQAVAAAKTAAKSWRKLTGAERGNYLFQAANVLERRADEVAEAMTREMGKTFPEAKGETMRGVAILRYYAGEGMRKTGDVIPSTDSEALMFTTRVPLGVVGVIAPWNFPVAIPIWKAAPALIYGNTVVLKPAQETAVTAAKVLECFEEAGLPAGVLNLICGKGSVIGSALAEHPDVNGITFTGSNEVGKRVGAAALARGAKYQLEMGGKNPVIIAADADLDLAVEGTISGGLKSTGQKCTATSRVIIERKIYDAFKEKLLSQIQEIRLGDGMSAGSWMGPCASEGQLNTVLHYIQKGQDEGAVLLAGGNKPDTPELADGFYVQPTVFEGVKPHMSIAREEIFGPVLALMPVDSIEEAIALANDSDYGLSASIYTQNVGSMLSFIRDMDAGLVRINAETAGVELQAPFGGMKMSSSHSREQGQAAVEFFTAIKTVFVKS
- a CDS encoding YjhG/YagF family D-xylonate dehydratase, with product MYEQILSIMGEETSNLESEASEREGKSSDLYEITAHAPGVSGRLPLTDDLLRNAPSGDLFGMSQNVGMGWKPGELNGKQYLILSTQGGIRNEDGSPAALGYHTGHWEVGLLMKAAAEELSSRGGIPFAGYVSDPCDGRSQGTTGMFDSLPYRNDAAMVFRRLIRSLPTRKGVLGVATCDKGLPAMMLALAGMPQLPGVIVPGGVTLPPTDGEDAGKIQTIGARYANGELSLEMAADLGCRACATPGGGCQFLGTAATAQVVAEALGMTVPHAALAPSGQPIWMEMARQSARALISMENQGTRMADIITDASIRNAMVVHAAFGGSTNLLLHIPAIAHAAGLTLPNVQDWIQVNKHVPRLVSALPNGPIFYPTIRVFQAGGVPEVMLHLRRLGLLDESVPTVTGTSLGHVLDWWETSERRHVMRKQLQERDGIDPDSVIMSTEQSQRLGISSTVTFPTGNIAPEGSVIKSTSIDPDVLDEHGVYRHRGTAKVFTTEREAIRAIKTGGIAAGDIIVLLGRGPSGTGMEETYQLTSALKHLSFGKYVSLITDARFSGVSTGACIGHVGPEGLAGGPIGKLRNGDLIDIVVDRGTLDGSVNFIGTKGMEVSPEEGALILAQRPFHPDMRPDGALPDDTRLWAALQSVSGGTWRGNVYDVDRIVTALEAGKKALGWH
- a CDS encoding fumarylacetoacetate hydrolase family protein; amino-acid sequence: MRIIRFLDGEQKWLAAVTDDEQAYRLPQADFMTLIYQAREQGISPVQLVESAFKPANKLTDDWTSLHFVNPIEAPEVWAAGVTYQRSREARNYEATDGKLDANTFYDKVYDAERPEIFFKSTAARTIGPNEAVTLRSDSTWQIPEPELGLVLAADGSIVGYIAGNDMSCRDIEGENPLYLPQAKIWRNSCSIGPAIRLAETVQNPYDLDIVCEIYRNGELVVKSEASTSELNRKLDELVSFLARDNDLFDGTVLLTGTNIVPPNDFTLNPGDRIEISISGIGTLVNPVIGNE